The proteins below are encoded in one region of Campylobacter helveticus:
- the galU gene encoding UTP--glucose-1-phosphate uridylyltransferase GalU, translating into MLQTCIFPAAGYGTRFLPATKALPKEMLPILTKPLIHYGVDEALEAGMDNMGFVTGRGKRALEDYFDISYELEHQISGTKKEYLLSEIRSLISRCTFTFTRQNEMRGLGDAVLKGRPLASDEAFGVILADDLCVNENGQNVMAQMVKIYEKYRCTIIAVMEVPKEQVSNYGVIAGNSVEDNLIMVHSMVEKPSVEEAPSNLAIIGRYILTPDIFGILENTKVGKNGEIQLTDALLTQATNGMVLAYKFEGKRFDCGSVDGYVEATNYFYKKNLC; encoded by the coding sequence ATGCTTCAAACTTGTATTTTCCCAGCCGCAGGATATGGCACTCGCTTTTTGCCAGCGACTAAGGCTTTACCTAAAGAAATGCTTCCCATACTAACAAAACCTTTAATTCACTATGGTGTCGATGAGGCTTTAGAGGCAGGTATGGATAATATGGGCTTTGTAACGGGGCGTGGAAAAAGGGCTTTGGAGGATTATTTTGACATATCTTATGAGCTTGAACATCAAATTTCAGGCACAAAGAAAGAATATTTACTCAGCGAAATTCGTTCTTTAATTAGCCGTTGCACCTTTACTTTTACAAGACAAAATGAAATGAGAGGTTTGGGTGATGCGGTTTTAAAGGGCAGACCTTTAGCGAGTGATGAGGCTTTTGGGGTGATTTTGGCAGATGATTTGTGCGTTAATGAAAATGGACAAAATGTAATGGCGCAAATGGTAAAAATTTATGAAAAATACCGTTGCACCATTATCGCTGTAATGGAAGTGCCAAAAGAGCAAGTGAGTAATTATGGCGTGATAGCGGGGAATTCTGTGGAGGATAATCTTATAATGGTGCATTCTATGGTAGAAAAACCAAGCGTAGAAGAAGCACCAAGTAACCTTGCTATCATAGGGCGTTATATTTTAACTCCGGATATTTTTGGCATTTTAGAAAATACTAAGGTGGGTAAAAACGGCGAAATTCAACTAACAGACGCACTTTTAACCCAAGCAACAAATGGCATGGTTTTAGCTTACAAATTTGAGGGAAAACGCTTTGATTGCGGAAGTGTCGATGGCTATGTCGAAGCGACAAATTATTTTTATAAGAAAAATTTATGCTAG
- a CDS encoding NAD(P)H-dependent oxidoreductase — MQTLLVFAHTFWENSKANRTLLDSATNLDNVKIHNLSTAYPNGNIDVEFEMKLLQQSGKIIFQFPLFWFSTPALLKEWQDRVLTAILYGDNPKMLEGKTFQIITTAGGNAKSYDGHHGYSLETLLSPLKSAFEYSHCKVLEPYCIFSVDVKNLPLQEYLAEVARVR, encoded by the coding sequence ATGCAAACGCTACTTGTTTTTGCTCATACATTTTGGGAGAATTCTAAGGCTAATAGAACGCTTTTAGACTCTGCTACAAATTTAGATAATGTTAAAATTCACAATCTTAGCACCGCTTATCCAAATGGTAACATTGATGTGGAATTTGAAATGAAGCTTTTGCAACAAAGCGGTAAGATTATTTTTCAATTTCCCTTATTTTGGTTTAGCACACCAGCTTTACTCAAAGAGTGGCAAGATAGGGTGCTTACAGCCATTTTGTATGGGGATAATCCCAAAATGCTTGAGGGGAAAACATTTCAAATTATCACAACTGCTGGGGGTAATGCAAAAAGTTATGATGGACATCACGGATATAGCCTTGAGACTTTATTATCGCCTCTTAAAAGTGCGTTTGAGTATAGTCATTGTAAAGTTTTAGAGCCTTATTGTATTTTTAGTGTGGATGTTAAAAATTTGCCCTTGCAAGAATATCTTGCAGAAGTAGCAAGAGTGCGATAA
- a CDS encoding arsenic transporter — protein MDLIIFCFVMLGIYLRPFGTPIWLVSTLGAFFSLLFGSVSLRDVIFVWEMVWNSSLALVGLIVFALALEKLGFFEVLAYYILKLSTHKQTLNLHTWKFYIFMGVFASLLATFFANDGAILILTPLIIALLAHIKNIKFSQNPLIIFLLFVGFMSDFASNLFVFSNLTNIITADFFKITFLDFALMMALPQLFGILASILLFGVFIRKLPKTLEFNVSTKPLPKFSTTLFCVGLVIFLLIGIIGGESFKIPLSVFTLAAAFLSVIWGVFTQKFKISQIAKEAPFGIVLFSLGLFIVVFGLKNIGLVEFLRGEMADYKPLSPFFAIFGVGIFSSLGASVINNLPMVMLGDLALLDSSKELIFAHLLGCNIGAKLTPIGSLATLLWLTSLKRYGISISFLQYMFFSALITFPVLSCALFGLYLVAG, from the coding sequence ATGGACCTTATCATTTTTTGTTTTGTAATGCTTGGAATTTATTTGCGTCCATTTGGCACTCCTATTTGGCTTGTCAGCACACTTGGTGCGTTTTTTAGTTTGTTATTTGGTAGCGTGAGTTTGAGAGATGTCATTTTTGTATGGGAAATGGTATGGAATAGCTCTCTTGCTCTTGTTGGACTGATAGTTTTTGCTCTTGCATTGGAAAAGCTTGGTTTTTTCGAGGTCTTGGCATACTACATACTAAAATTATCCACACATAAGCAAACTTTGAATTTGCATACTTGGAAATTTTATATTTTTATGGGAGTGTTTGCAAGTCTTTTGGCAACTTTTTTCGCAAATGATGGGGCGATTTTGATTTTAACGCCACTTATCATCGCACTTTTGGCACATATTAAAAATATAAAATTTTCGCAAAATCCTCTCATTATTTTTTTGTTATTTGTGGGTTTTATGAGTGATTTTGCTTCAAATTTATTTGTTTTTTCAAACTTGACAAATATCATCACAGCAGACTTTTTTAAAATCACTTTCTTAGATTTTGCTCTTATGATGGCGTTGCCACAGCTTTTTGGAATTTTGGCGAGTATTTTGCTTTTTGGGGTATTCATACGCAAACTTCCAAAAACTTTGGAATTTAATGTTTCCACAAAACCTTTGCCGAAATTTTCCACCACTTTATTTTGCGTTGGTTTGGTGATTTTTCTACTTATAGGGATTATTGGTGGAGAGAGTTTTAAAATCCCACTTAGTGTTTTCACACTTGCGGCTGCATTTTTAAGTGTGATTTGGGGAGTTTTCACACAAAAATTTAAAATTTCACAAATTGCAAAAGAAGCTCCTTTTGGCATTGTTCTTTTTAGTTTAGGATTGTTTATTGTTGTTTTTGGGTTGAAAAATATAGGATTGGTTGAATTTTTAAGGGGTGAAATGGCAGATTATAAGCCACTTTCACCCTTTTTTGCGATTTTTGGCGTAGGGATTTTTTCGAGTCTTGGAGCAAGTGTTATTAATAATTTACCTATGGTAATGCTTGGAGATTTGGCACTTTTGGACTCTTCTAAAGAACTTATTTTCGCACATTTACTTGGCTGTAATATCGGTGCAAAGCTTACGCCCATTGGCTCTTTGGCGACATTATTATGGCTTACAAGCTTAAAGAGATATGGAATTTCCATTAGTTTTTTGCAATATATGTTTTTTTCTGCACTTATAACTTTTCCTGTATTAAGTTGTGCGTTATTTGGGCTGTATTTGGTGGCAGGTTAA